A stretch of the Snodgrassella alvi genome encodes the following:
- a CDS encoding TlpA disulfide reductase family protein, translated as MFQFIRVLKKTVVLSLLISGGLHVQAAELQSWPQGKAAVLPANSTVQVINIWASWCASCRSEMPMLSRWYLQQQKSGKGRVNVAGVALDTEANLQRFTRQIKVSYQLYRYTGTDSRAWMRQFGNSIGGIPYTQVRAPECGFQQSLIGRLTEDILNQALAAAKKQCAQRKIHI; from the coding sequence ATGTTTCAATTCATCCGTGTTTTGAAAAAAACAGTGGTATTAAGTTTATTGATTTCTGGCGGATTGCACGTACAGGCAGCAGAGCTGCAAAGCTGGCCTCAAGGTAAGGCCGCAGTATTGCCAGCAAATAGTACTGTACAAGTGATTAATATCTGGGCGTCATGGTGTGCTTCCTGCCGTAGTGAAATGCCTATGCTTTCGCGCTGGTATCTTCAGCAACAGAAATCAGGTAAAGGCAGGGTAAACGTAGCAGGGGTGGCACTAGACACTGAGGCTAATTTACAACGCTTTACCCGTCAGATAAAAGTCAGCTACCAGCTATATCGCTACACCGGCACGGACAGCAGAGCTTGGATGAGACAGTTCGGCAATAGTATTGGCGGCATACCTTACACGCAGGTACGGGCGCCAGAATGCGGTTTTCAACAGTCTTTGATAGGTAGGTTAACTGAAGACATACTTAATCAGGCGCTTGCAGCCGCCAAAAAACAATGTGCTCAACGTAAAATACATATATAA
- the nadB gene encoding L-aspartate oxidase, which produces MTTLPPCSTAETDVLIVGAGLAGLTVALSLPEHFHITVVVRQDLSICASTLAQGGIAAVIDEADSVAEHVADTLIAGAGSCDETQTATILSEGANAIEWLCAHGVEFTRENGQLHLTREGGHGKRRIVHAADHTGHSITETLQQQLLAHPNIQVLTHTFINEVILENTVCTGASVTIADSGETILIRAKHTVLASGGLGQLFSLTTNPLTATGHGVAVSALAGCRTRQLAFVQFHPTALALPANPCFLISEAVRGEGGILRNSQGQRFMPQYDERAELAPRDIVARAIAAEIAKSGHHCVYLDITHLSADFIRTHFPQIYRHCLKQGLDITCEFIPVAPAAHYACGGIITDTAGRTDVPQLYVIGETASTGLHGANRLASNSLLECVVVGRAAAASMAASDSHTLTWPQHLKKESTELLWQQPVQTSVSLPDMHTFSLQALQKLMSRYFGICRRTEDMHTLHMQLQQWYLHAVSQTDKLTLVTALLMVQDGLNQTENRGAHFNVDIA; this is translated from the coding sequence ATGACCACTTTGCCTCCCTGCTCAACTGCTGAGACAGATGTGCTGATTGTTGGTGCCGGTCTGGCCGGACTGACAGTAGCCTTGTCTTTACCTGAACATTTTCATATTACGGTTGTAGTCAGGCAAGACTTGTCAATATGTGCCAGCACTCTGGCGCAAGGCGGTATAGCCGCTGTAATCGATGAAGCAGACAGTGTGGCTGAACATGTAGCCGACACCCTTATTGCCGGAGCTGGAAGCTGTGATGAAACTCAGACAGCCACCATTTTGAGTGAAGGTGCTAATGCAATTGAATGGTTATGTGCGCATGGGGTGGAATTCACGCGTGAAAATGGGCAATTACATCTAACACGCGAAGGTGGACATGGCAAGCGGCGAATTGTGCACGCAGCCGACCACACAGGACACAGCATCACCGAAACCCTTCAGCAACAGCTTCTGGCTCACCCCAATATACAAGTACTCACCCATACTTTCATAAATGAGGTGATACTGGAAAATACTGTTTGCACTGGCGCCAGTGTCACGATAGCAGACAGTGGTGAAACCATTCTCATTCGAGCTAAACATACGGTATTGGCAAGCGGTGGTCTGGGTCAGTTATTCTCGCTGACAACTAATCCACTTACCGCCACTGGGCATGGCGTCGCTGTATCTGCGCTGGCGGGTTGCAGAACACGACAGCTTGCTTTTGTACAGTTTCACCCCACTGCGCTTGCACTACCAGCTAATCCGTGTTTTCTGATTTCAGAAGCAGTACGTGGAGAAGGCGGCATTTTGCGCAACAGCCAAGGGCAGCGCTTCATGCCTCAATATGATGAGCGCGCCGAATTGGCACCCCGAGATATCGTCGCTCGTGCCATCGCTGCTGAAATAGCCAAATCTGGCCATCATTGTGTCTATTTGGACATTACGCATTTATCTGCTGACTTTATCCGCACACATTTCCCGCAGATTTATCGGCATTGCTTAAAGCAAGGGCTTGATATTACCTGCGAATTCATTCCAGTTGCCCCGGCAGCGCATTATGCCTGTGGCGGTATTATCACCGACACGGCTGGCCGTACCGATGTGCCACAGCTATATGTTATTGGCGAAACCGCCAGTACGGGCTTACACGGAGCCAATCGTCTGGCCAGTAATTCTTTGCTGGAATGTGTCGTTGTTGGGCGGGCGGCCGCCGCCAGTATGGCCGCTTCAGATTCTCATACCCTGACTTGGCCTCAACATCTAAAGAAAGAATCGACCGAGCTATTGTGGCAACAGCCCGTGCAGACATCTGTTTCATTGCCAGATATGCATACATTTAGCCTACAAGCACTGCAAAAACTCATGAGCCGATATTTTGGTATATGCCGACGCACTGAAGACATGCACACATTACACATGCAGTTACAGCAATGGTACCTGCATGCTGTCAGCCAGACAGATAAACTGACTCTGGTTACAGCACTACTGATGGTACAAGACGGTTTAAATCAAACAGAAAATCGTGGTGCACACTTTAATGTTGATATTGCTTAA
- the nadA gene encoding quinolinate synthase NadA, producing MQTVPDHKQWRAFDYEKPSVQLKKYATDAATHGQPATSVLECAWAKIPSQPTKEQKQAYSEQITTLLQQHQAVMLAHYYVEPELQDLALASGGMVGDSLEMARFGARHPAQTLLVAGVKFMGETASILSPEKTILMPDMQATCSLDLGCPADEFTAFCNQYPERTVVVYANTSAEVKAGADWVVTSSIAIEIVSFLHAQGKKIIWGPDRHLGEYIQNLTGADMVLWQGSCLVHNEFKGQELALMKARYPHAKVLVHPESPAAVVALADVVGSTSQLLQAAINDTADTFIVATDQGILHEMTKQAPAKTFLAAPTAGNGATCKSCAFCPWMAMNGLESCIDALNHQEQHRVQLPAALSQQASLSIRRMLEFSSAWREFQAFSSTSNTLNILSDQFIPWIRQHDHFASLLNC from the coding sequence ATGCAAACTGTACCCGACCATAAGCAATGGCGTGCTTTTGATTATGAAAAACCATCTGTACAGCTAAAAAAATATGCTACAGATGCAGCTACGCATGGTCAGCCTGCTACGTCCGTACTGGAATGTGCATGGGCGAAAATTCCATCGCAACCAACTAAAGAACAGAAGCAGGCTTATTCTGAGCAAATTACTACATTATTGCAGCAGCATCAGGCGGTAATGCTCGCACATTACTATGTTGAACCAGAATTACAGGATTTGGCACTTGCTAGCGGAGGTATGGTGGGCGATTCGCTTGAGATGGCGCGCTTCGGTGCCCGCCATCCGGCACAGACACTGCTGGTAGCCGGAGTGAAATTCATGGGCGAAACAGCGAGCATACTTAGTCCAGAAAAAACCATACTCATGCCGGATATGCAAGCAACTTGTTCTTTAGACCTCGGGTGTCCGGCAGATGAATTCACAGCTTTTTGTAATCAGTATCCGGAACGAACTGTCGTGGTTTATGCCAATACCAGCGCTGAGGTTAAAGCCGGTGCCGATTGGGTTGTTACCTCTTCGATTGCGATTGAAATCGTATCTTTTTTACATGCTCAGGGTAAAAAAATTATCTGGGGGCCGGATAGGCATTTAGGCGAATACATTCAGAATCTGACCGGTGCTGATATGGTGCTGTGGCAGGGCTCCTGTTTGGTACACAATGAATTTAAAGGGCAAGAACTGGCGTTGATGAAAGCCCGTTATCCGCACGCTAAAGTATTGGTACATCCTGAATCGCCGGCAGCGGTAGTGGCTCTGGCAGATGTGGTTGGTTCTACCAGCCAGTTGCTACAGGCAGCAATCAACGATACGGCCGATACTTTCATTGTAGCCACTGATCAAGGCATTCTGCATGAAATGACCAAACAGGCACCAGCAAAAACATTTCTGGCGGCGCCCACTGCCGGTAATGGTGCTACTTGTAAATCGTGTGCTTTCTGCCCATGGATGGCCATGAACGGTCTAGAGTCTTGTATCGATGCGCTAAACCACCAAGAGCAGCATCGCGTACAACTCCCAGCAGCATTAAGCCAACAGGCCAGCTTGTCGATCCGGCGCATGCTTGAGTTCTCATCAGCCTGGCGTGAATTTCAAGCTTTTAGCTCTACATCTAATACTTTAAATATTTTATCCGATCAGTTTATTCCTTGGATCAGACAACATGACCACTTTGCCTCCCTGCTCAACTGCTGA
- the nadC gene encoding carboxylating nicotinate-nucleotide diphosphorylase: MMNDLPEIITRPLVQAALVEDLGRRGDITSRAVVPAESLAQFSIVARAEGVVCGLELARQSFALIDSNLKFKIYQNDGDIIPANTVLAQVTGNARAILAAERTALNFLTHLSGIATATHELQTLIAPTGALLTCTRKTLPGLRAIQKYAVRMGGGRNHRMGLDDAILIKDNHIALAGGDIALTLRQAKAYAGHLIAIEVEVDTLAQLRRVLDVGVDLVLLDNMSVEELRTAVSWCKGQCQTEASGNLRPDTLLAAAQTGVDFLAMGYLTHSARYLDIGLDYQ; the protein is encoded by the coding sequence ATGATGAATGATTTACCTGAAATTATTACGCGTCCATTAGTACAGGCAGCACTAGTGGAAGATTTGGGGCGCCGCGGAGACATTACCTCCCGAGCAGTTGTACCGGCCGAGAGCCTTGCACAATTCAGCATCGTGGCTCGGGCAGAAGGAGTAGTATGCGGGCTAGAACTGGCGCGGCAAAGCTTTGCATTAATCGACTCTAATCTAAAATTTAAAATATATCAAAATGATGGTGATATCATTCCCGCAAATACTGTGCTGGCGCAGGTTACAGGTAATGCTCGGGCTATTCTGGCTGCTGAGCGTACAGCCCTAAATTTTCTGACTCATTTAAGCGGTATTGCCACTGCCACACACGAACTTCAGACACTGATTGCGCCTACGGGTGCCTTGCTCACCTGTACCAGGAAAACTTTGCCTGGCCTGCGCGCTATTCAGAAATATGCAGTACGAATGGGGGGTGGACGTAATCATCGAATGGGACTGGACGATGCTATTCTGATTAAAGATAATCATATTGCTCTGGCCGGAGGTGATATTGCCCTTACCCTACGGCAAGCAAAGGCTTATGCAGGACATCTTATCGCTATAGAGGTGGAAGTAGATACCCTAGCGCAGTTGCGTCGGGTACTGGATGTAGGTGTTGATTTAGTATTGCTGGATAATATGTCAGTGGAAGAATTGCGAACAGCAGTAAGCTGGTGCAAAGGGCAATGTCAAACAGAGGCATCTGGCAATCTACGTCCAGATACACTTTTGGCTGCAGCACAAACCGGTGTTGATTTTCTGGCAATGGGCTATCTGACGCACAGCGCGCGTTATCTTGATATTGGTCTGGATTATCAGTAA
- the serC gene encoding 3-phosphoserine/phosphohydroxythreonine transaminase: MTTLHKYNFSAGPAILPEAVLQTAQAEMLDYNGTGTSVMTMSHRSDAFLSILHHAELDLRQLLHIPDNYKVLFMQGGASAQFNMVVMNLANGFKRVDSVVSGNWSRIAHSQMGKLSDAEIHLAAHGGDLYNYTDVPAPETWDVDPDSAFVHYCINETVHGLQYRNIPKPDGLPPIVCDMSSEILSRPINVADFGLIYAGAQKNIGPSGATIVIIREDLLERCSDRIPDVWNYHSHIIRQGMYNTPATYPIYISGLVFRWLQANGGVEQMQAINTMKAETLYSAIDNSNGFYINNVKEHARSYMNVIFHTPEKELDKLFVQQANAHGLCTLQGYKSMGGMRASIYNAMPLQGVEALVSFMQEFQRRYG, translated from the coding sequence ATGACAACACTGCACAAATACAATTTTTCTGCCGGTCCGGCCATTCTACCTGAGGCCGTATTACAGACAGCTCAGGCTGAAATGCTGGATTACAATGGTACCGGCACTTCAGTCATGACCATGAGCCATCGCTCCGATGCTTTTCTCAGTATCCTGCATCATGCAGAACTGGATTTGCGTCAGTTGCTGCATATTCCAGATAATTACAAGGTTTTGTTTATGCAGGGCGGCGCCAGTGCTCAGTTCAATATGGTTGTCATGAATCTAGCCAATGGTTTTAAACGGGTAGACTCTGTTGTGAGTGGCAATTGGAGCCGTATTGCCCACAGCCAGATGGGTAAACTATCAGATGCTGAGATTCATCTTGCTGCCCATGGTGGTGATCTGTATAACTATACTGACGTTCCGGCACCAGAAACTTGGGACGTTGATCCGGATTCAGCTTTCGTTCACTACTGCATTAATGAAACCGTGCATGGCCTGCAGTATCGCAATATCCCCAAACCCGATGGACTACCACCAATTGTCTGTGACATGTCGAGTGAGATACTGTCACGGCCAATTAATGTTGCGGATTTCGGCTTAATCTATGCCGGTGCACAAAAAAATATCGGCCCTTCTGGTGCCACCATTGTGATTATCCGTGAAGATTTGCTTGAACGCTGCTCCGATCGCATACCGGACGTATGGAATTACCATAGCCATATTATCCGTCAGGGCATGTATAACACACCAGCCACCTATCCGATTTATATTTCTGGTTTGGTATTCCGCTGGCTACAAGCCAATGGTGGTGTGGAACAGATGCAGGCTATCAATACCATGAAAGCAGAAACCCTGTACTCCGCCATAGATAACAGTAATGGTTTTTATATCAATAATGTAAAAGAACATGCGCGTTCGTACATGAATGTTATTTTCCACACACCTGAAAAAGAGCTGGATAAACTATTTGTGCAACAAGCTAATGCGCATGGATTATGTACGTTACAGGGCTACAAATCCATGGGAGGCATGCGTGCCAGTATTTATAATGCTATGCCATTACAGGGTGTAGAAGCCTTAGTGAGCTTTATGCAAGAATTTCAACGCCGATACGGTTAA
- a CDS encoding competence/damage-inducible protein A has product MQIGIIIIGDEILNGSRQDGHFIFFKHLFKQHGLQMAWAQYLPDDCDTITRQLKQSFEEKLPVFVTGGIGATPDDHTRQACALALNLPLQAHPQALKNIEAISIRQGDTLNSPSHLQRAKMAEFPKGAALIPNPFNNIAGFSIKEHYFFPGFPKMAHPMAEWVLNTYYSKNFFQHQIMAKAALVDGVPESRIAPLMEQIEQKWPGIKTFSLPTIREDLPNDEQIHQYRLEFGLKAWDKDCENLPQAWHEALHSLKQLGATKITLLENSSEG; this is encoded by the coding sequence ATGCAAATCGGCATCATTATTATCGGCGATGAAATTCTGAATGGATCAAGACAAGACGGTCATTTTATATTTTTTAAACATTTATTTAAGCAACACGGCCTTCAAATGGCATGGGCACAGTATCTGCCCGATGACTGCGATACCATTACTCGCCAGTTGAAACAGTCTTTTGAAGAAAAACTACCCGTATTTGTAACCGGCGGTATTGGCGCAACGCCAGATGATCACACCCGCCAAGCTTGTGCGCTTGCTTTAAATCTACCCTTGCAGGCTCATCCTCAAGCACTGAAAAATATTGAAGCAATTTCAATCAGACAAGGCGACACACTTAATAGTCCATCTCATTTACAGCGTGCCAAAATGGCTGAATTCCCAAAAGGGGCAGCGCTTATTCCCAATCCGTTTAATAATATTGCCGGCTTTTCTATTAAAGAGCATTATTTTTTCCCCGGCTTTCCCAAAATGGCACACCCAATGGCTGAATGGGTGCTGAATACCTATTACAGCAAGAATTTTTTTCAGCATCAGATCATGGCTAAAGCCGCGCTGGTTGACGGTGTACCTGAATCCAGAATCGCCCCCTTGATGGAGCAGATTGAGCAAAAATGGCCAGGTATCAAAACGTTTAGCCTGCCAACTATTCGGGAAGATTTACCTAACGATGAACAAATCCATCAATATCGTTTGGAATTTGGTTTAAAAGCATGGGATAAAGACTGCGAAAATCTACCTCAAGCATGGCATGAAGCTCTACACAGCCTAAAGCAGCTTGGAGCCACCAAAATTACCTTACTGGAAAACAGCAGTGAGGGCTGA
- a CDS encoding DUF4377 domain-containing protein produces MSIKKLAITALVAGSLAACAHTSDRKVNMRAANAQLLSAYDWQLTEATDRHGRPLASLAGNTNLKLNFNGQRLNVSGGCNNISSVYQLNGEDMHIQAPVSTMKACAPDVMAQDAAVVSFMNGQKLHAGLLNTEDSQNAEPKLWIENRRGEHLLWRGVPTATAQYGQPTVVFWEISPETQACQTAQGAAQCLKVREVTYNEQGIKVKNGVWRNFAGTIDGWQFNPSENQVLRLNVYEIKPADASAESQYVYKLDQIIERSAVNTPKHKHQRK; encoded by the coding sequence ATGAGTATCAAAAAATTGGCCATCACTGCCCTGGTTGCAGGTAGTCTTGCTGCCTGTGCCCACACATCTGACCGTAAGGTGAATATGCGTGCGGCGAATGCGCAGCTACTTAGTGCTTACGATTGGCAGCTGACAGAAGCTACAGACCGGCACGGCCGACCTTTGGCTAGCCTTGCAGGCAATACCAATCTGAAACTGAATTTTAACGGTCAGCGGCTAAATGTTTCTGGTGGCTGTAATAATATCAGTTCGGTTTACCAACTGAACGGAGAAGATATGCACATTCAGGCGCCGGTAAGTACGATGAAAGCGTGTGCTCCCGATGTCATGGCGCAGGATGCAGCAGTTGTATCGTTTATGAACGGCCAGAAGTTACATGCTGGTTTATTGAATACTGAAGATAGTCAGAATGCTGAGCCAAAGCTATGGATTGAAAATCGCCGAGGTGAGCATTTGCTGTGGCGGGGTGTGCCTACTGCGACAGCACAGTATGGACAACCAACAGTGGTATTTTGGGAAATTAGCCCAGAAACTCAGGCTTGTCAGACGGCGCAGGGTGCTGCTCAATGCCTGAAAGTACGTGAAGTGACCTATAACGAGCAGGGTATCAAAGTTAAAAATGGTGTATGGCGTAATTTCGCTGGTACGATTGATGGTTGGCAGTTTAATCCGTCCGAAAATCAAGTTTTACGTTTGAACGTATATGAAATTAAACCAGCCGATGCCTCTGCAGAAAGCCAATATGTTTATAAATTGGATCAGATTATTGAGCGCTCAGCGGTGAATACACCTAAACATAAACATCAACGTAAATAA
- a CDS encoding type IV pilin protein, whose translation MIDMMITIVIIAILTAISYPTYHNFVLKARAENARADILSNINMLERYYSQNKTFVGYNKLEQNRSKTFFTLTGIYNPSSYTLIATPKAANSGETKSVVYSSLKGMLLCTNQKDDNGNYTDCDIF comes from the coding sequence ATGATTGATATGATGATAACCATCGTTATTATTGCCATTCTAACTGCCATCAGCTATCCCACTTATCATAATTTTGTTCTTAAAGCCAGAGCAGAAAATGCACGCGCTGATATCTTATCCAATATAAACATGCTGGAAAGGTATTATTCCCAAAACAAAACATTTGTCGGCTACAACAAACTTGAGCAGAATCGAAGTAAAACTTTTTTTACTTTAACAGGTATATACAATCCTAGCAGCTATACACTAATTGCTACCCCAAAGGCAGCTAATAGCGGGGAAACAAAAAGTGTCGTCTATAGTAGTTTAAAGGGCATGCTGCTTTGTACTAACCAAAAAGATGATAATGGAAATTATACAGATTGCGATATTTTCTAG
- a CDS encoding DUF2288 domain-containing protein, producing the protein MKPDDLSMNTEVPLEHKINLETARISWHELQPYFARGNCIYIAPELDLVTIAHKIATDDSAAIALLIQEGKISKVSDIMAQQFFDNNQSMWAVVVKPYVLVQPD; encoded by the coding sequence ATGAAACCAGATGATTTAAGTATGAATACTGAAGTACCATTGGAACATAAAATTAATCTGGAGACTGCCCGTATCAGCTGGCACGAACTCCAACCCTATTTTGCCCGCGGCAACTGTATTTATATTGCACCTGAGCTGGATTTAGTTACCATTGCACATAAGATAGCAACGGACGACAGTGCTGCCATTGCACTTTTGATTCAGGAAGGTAAAATTAGCAAAGTCAGCGACATAATGGCACAGCAATTTTTTGATAATAATCAGTCGATGTGGGCTGTTGTGGTAAAACCTTATGTGCTGGTGCAGCCAGATTAA
- a CDS encoding MetQ/NlpA family ABC transporter substrate-binding protein, translating into MKIILNTLFVCLSLLFLSACGGEKTQHSAASSVQTKKEIIIGTTVGDFADMVRDQVKPELEKQGYHVQLLEFTDYVRPNLALADKSIDINVFQHKPYLDDFAQSRHLAIMPVFQVPTGPLGIYSGKLHELSAVKSGSSVSVPNDPSNLARALVMLDKLGWISLKNNINPLKASLADIASNNKHIKLVALEAAQLPRSRHDVDFAVINGNFATSSGLKFTSALFLEPGYTYVNWAAIRTADKDTQWVKDITAAYNSAAFKQYAFKRFAGYKYPESWGIQSTSPASTALK; encoded by the coding sequence GTGAAAATAATTCTGAACACCCTCTTTGTTTGCCTGAGCCTCCTGTTCCTTTCAGCCTGTGGTGGCGAAAAAACTCAGCACTCCGCTGCTTCATCAGTTCAAACAAAAAAAGAAATTATCATCGGCACCACTGTAGGCGATTTTGCTGACATGGTGCGCGATCAGGTCAAGCCTGAACTGGAAAAACAAGGCTACCACGTTCAGCTATTGGAGTTTACGGATTATGTCCGTCCCAATCTTGCTCTGGCAGATAAATCTATCGACATCAATGTATTTCAGCATAAACCTTATCTGGATGATTTTGCCCAGTCTCGTCATCTGGCCATCATGCCCGTGTTTCAAGTACCAACTGGTCCGCTTGGTATCTACAGCGGCAAACTACATGAGCTGAGTGCAGTCAAAAGCGGTTCTAGTGTCTCTGTTCCTAACGATCCTTCCAATCTTGCCCGCGCATTGGTGATGCTGGATAAGCTCGGCTGGATAAGTCTAAAAAACAATATTAACCCATTGAAGGCCTCACTGGCAGATATAGCCAGTAACAATAAACACATCAAGCTGGTGGCGCTGGAAGCAGCCCAATTACCTCGTTCTCGTCATGATGTGGATTTTGCGGTCATTAATGGCAATTTTGCCACGAGCTCGGGACTAAAGTTCACATCAGCATTATTCCTTGAACCTGGCTACACCTATGTCAACTGGGCAGCAATTCGTACGGCTGATAAAGATACCCAATGGGTAAAAGACATTACTGCTGCGTACAATTCAGCAGCGTTTAAACAATATGCGTTTAAACGCTTTGCCGGATATAAATATCCAGAATCATGGGGCATACAAAGCACTTCTCCTGCATCTACTGCGTTAAAATAA
- a CDS encoding hemolysin III family protein, protein MYYGERFNAYSHLTGFILSIIGTVFLLIKSVLYGDAYRIVSSAIYGGSLIFLYGISTLYHSIRSHHAKAVLQKFDHCAIYLLIAGSYTPFTLTTLNGGWGWSLFGISWGLAIFGIIQEVTIGRKSETRILSLILYLLMGWLIIVAIYPLIHHMSAPGLFWLISGGLAYSIGIYWFINDEKIRHGHGIWHIFVMLGSLAQFICVYAYI, encoded by the coding sequence ATGTATTATGGCGAACGTTTTAATGCTTACTCTCACCTGACCGGCTTTATACTATCTATCATTGGAACGGTCTTTCTGCTAATAAAATCTGTACTGTATGGCGATGCTTATCGAATAGTCAGCTCGGCCATATATGGTGGTAGTCTGATATTTCTGTATGGTATCTCCACTTTGTATCATTCCATCCGCTCACATCACGCTAAAGCCGTACTACAAAAATTTGACCACTGCGCCATATATTTGCTGATTGCCGGTAGTTATACTCCTTTTACACTCACCACACTCAACGGCGGCTGGGGCTGGTCCCTATTTGGTATCTCATGGGGACTGGCAATATTTGGTATCATTCAAGAAGTGACTATCGGGCGTAAAAGTGAAACTCGTATTCTATCCTTGATACTATATTTATTGATGGGCTGGCTAATTATTGTTGCCATCTATCCACTGATACACCACATGTCCGCTCCCGGCCTCTTCTGGCTTATTAGCGGTGGATTGGCATACAGTATTGGCATATACTGGTTTATTAATGATGAAAAAATCCGCCACGGACATGGCATCTGGCATATTTTTGTGATGCTGGGCAGTCTAGCGCAATTTATTTGTGTCTATGCCTACATATGA
- the glyQ gene encoding glycine--tRNA ligase subunit alpha, translating to MLTFQEIIFTLQNYWARHGCVVLQPLDMEVGAGTSHPATCLRALGPEPWFAAYVQPSRRPKDGRYGENPNRLQHYYQFQVALKPAPDNIQELYLASLQELGIDPRQHDIRFVEDDWENPTLGAWGLGWEVWLNGMEVTQFTYFQQVGGMDCSPVLGEITYGVERLAMYLQGVDNVYDLVWAKTLDGQIVTYGDVYHQNEVEQSTYNFEYSNADWLLTQFNDYEAEAKRLLAVEDISLALPAYELVLKAGHTFNLLDARGAISVTERATYIGRVRALSRAVAHKYVESREKLGFPLLNKKSTGHTA from the coding sequence ATGCTGACTTTCCAAGAAATAATTTTTACATTACAGAACTACTGGGCTCGTCATGGCTGCGTGGTATTGCAGCCGCTGGATATGGAAGTAGGTGCGGGTACCAGCCATCCGGCCACCTGTCTGCGCGCGCTGGGGCCTGAGCCGTGGTTTGCTGCCTATGTTCAACCCTCCCGCCGGCCTAAAGACGGACGCTATGGAGAAAATCCTAATCGTCTGCAGCATTATTATCAGTTTCAGGTAGCGTTAAAGCCGGCTCCAGATAATATTCAGGAATTGTATTTGGCTTCTTTGCAGGAGCTGGGAATAGACCCACGTCAGCATGATATCCGTTTTGTGGAAGATGACTGGGAAAATCCAACGCTTGGTGCCTGGGGATTAGGCTGGGAAGTTTGGCTTAACGGCATGGAAGTCACTCAGTTCACTTATTTTCAGCAAGTGGGAGGCATGGATTGCTCGCCAGTGCTCGGTGAAATTACTTATGGTGTTGAACGGCTGGCAATGTATTTACAGGGTGTAGACAATGTTTACGATCTGGTCTGGGCGAAAACGCTAGACGGACAGATTGTGACCTACGGTGATGTCTACCATCAGAATGAGGTTGAACAGTCTACTTACAACTTTGAATACAGTAATGCTGATTGGCTTCTGACACAGTTTAATGATTATGAAGCTGAAGCCAAACGTCTGTTGGCTGTTGAAGATATTAGTCTAGCACTACCTGCTTATGAACTGGTGCTGAAAGCAGGACACACATTTAATCTGCTTGATGCGCGTGGTGCAATTTCGGTAACCGAACGTGCCACCTATATTGGCCGTGTGCGTGCATTAAGTCGTGCGGTGGCGCATAAATATGTGGAAAGCCGTGAAAAACTTGGTTTCCCTCTACTGAACAAAAAATCTACCGGCCACACAGCCTGA